One part of the Candidatus Poribacteria bacterium genome encodes these proteins:
- the rfaE1 gene encoding D-glycero-beta-D-manno-heptose-7-phosphate kinase, giving the protein MNLKTLFTQLQGKRVMIIGDIIVDEYIWGDVTRISPEAPVPVFETSTETSSCGGAANVAQNVASLGGDAALVGVIGSDRTGEKLIQMATEMNLGIAGVCIDSERPTSTKTRVIARAATSTFAEGKQEPGQHLLRIDRESKQKISTRLSEHLLAEVGSQLPASDAVVFADYDKGVVNAQLIKEVVKQAQFYNVPVVVDPKRDNFWYYEGVTALTPNHKEASAAVHEEITEIADLITVGEKILDQLSLGALLITRDADGMSLFQRETDGSLQVKHLPPYSSVVTDVTGAGDTVVAVFTLALAAGAEFHRAAVLSSLASGIVVGKMGCATVTSEELHQAISEFHSCVVPLM; this is encoded by the coding sequence GTGAATCTAAAAACTCTTTTTACACAACTTCAAGGCAAACGGGTGATGATTATTGGCGACATCATCGTGGATGAATATATCTGGGGTGATGTGACTCGGATTTCGCCTGAGGCACCTGTGCCAGTCTTTGAAACGTCCACCGAGACGAGCAGTTGCGGAGGGGCGGCGAATGTCGCCCAGAATGTCGCAAGCCTTGGCGGGGACGCGGCGCTTGTCGGTGTAATCGGGTCAGACAGAACCGGTGAAAAGTTAATCCAGATGGCTACCGAAATGAATCTGGGTATTGCTGGAGTCTGTATTGATTCCGAACGACCAACAAGCACGAAGACCCGTGTAATTGCCCGCGCTGCTACTTCAACTTTCGCTGAGGGAAAGCAGGAACCCGGACAACATCTACTTCGCATTGATAGGGAGTCTAAGCAAAAAATTTCTACCCGATTGTCAGAGCATCTGTTAGCTGAAGTGGGCTCTCAATTGCCAGCAAGTGATGCCGTTGTTTTTGCTGACTACGATAAGGGGGTTGTGAATGCGCAACTTATCAAGGAAGTGGTGAAACAGGCACAATTTTACAATGTGCCGGTCGTCGTCGATCCAAAGCGCGATAATTTCTGGTATTATGAGGGTGTCACCGCGCTGACACCGAATCATAAAGAAGCCAGTGCCGCTGTTCATGAAGAAATTACCGAGATAGCAGACCTGATTACTGTTGGAGAGAAAATTTTGGATCAGTTATCGCTTGGGGCGTTGTTAATTACACGTGATGCCGACGGAATGTCTCTGTTTCAGCGAGAAACCGACGGGAGCCTGCAAGTGAAGCATCTACCCCCTTATTCCAGCGTTGTAACGGATGTGACAGGCGCGGGGGACACTGTTGTTGCAGTATTCACGCTTGCCCTTGCCGCAGGAGCCGAATTTCATAGGGCTGCAGTATTGTCCAGTCTCGCGAGTGGGATTGTTGTCGGAAAAATGGGGTGTGCAACCGTCACATCAGAGGAACTCCACCAGGCAATTAGTGAATTCCACAGTTGCGTGGTCCCTCTTATGTAG
- the gmhB gene encoding D-glycero-beta-D-manno-heptose 1,7-bisphosphate 7-phosphatase, protein MKTVFLDRDGVINRNPPNMGYVRKWIDFSFIPSARSAIQQLTQSGYRIFVVTNQAGIGRGLYSEEDLKDIHSRMIAEIARAGGEIDAVYYCPHHPDAGCECRKPKPGMLKRAAQEHNIDLSSAYFIGDVLTDIQAGRRAGTTTCLVLTGLGQESYHDYINAKYDQYGNKEECSPDKIFTNLYAATRWLRFFNT, encoded by the coding sequence ATGAAAACTGTCTTTCTTGATCGAGATGGCGTTATCAATCGGAACCCTCCAAATATGGGTTACGTCCGGAAGTGGATAGACTTCTCCTTTATTCCAAGTGCCCGTAGCGCAATTCAACAACTGACACAAAGCGGGTATCGCATCTTTGTCGTAACCAATCAAGCAGGGATTGGCAGAGGCCTTTATTCGGAGGAGGACCTGAAGGATATTCATTCTCGAATGATTGCCGAGATCGCAAGAGCAGGTGGAGAAATCGACGCTGTTTATTACTGCCCGCATCATCCTGATGCCGGTTGCGAATGTCGAAAACCGAAACCCGGCATGCTAAAGCGTGCTGCACAAGAACATAATATTGATCTCTCAAGCGCATATTTCATTGGCGATGTACTTACAGATATTCAGGCGGGTAGGCGTGCTGGGACCACAACATGCCTTGTCTTAACCGGACTTGGGCAAGAGAGTTACCACGATTACATTAATGCTAAGTATGATCAGTATGGGAATAAAGAGGAGTGCTCCCCAGACAAGATATTCACGAACCTTTACGCAGCAACACGCTGGCTCCGGTTTTTTAACACTTAG